One genomic region from Nostoc sphaeroides encodes:
- a CDS encoding TIGR03279 family radical SAM protein, with translation MNTIHPARITKVLPDSIAAEIGFEAGDAIVAINGTRPRDLIDYQFLCADEVLELEVLDATGKTHSLEIEKDYDQDLGLEFETALFDGLIQCNNRCPFCFIDQQPPGKRTSLYLKDDDYRLSFLYGSYLTLTNLPEREWQRIEQMRLSPLYVSVHATEAQVRIRLLKNPRAGQILQQLKWFQERRLQIHAQVVVCPGINDGKHLEQTLKDLASFHTGEVPAVASVAVVPVGLTRFRPPEDELIPVTREKAKEVISQVQILSQQFRQKFGSSVVWLADEWFLIAGEELPSESEYEEYPQIDNGVGSIQLFIKQFATVAAELLPPKVYPQRKFTWIVGNAVEKAFQPILKRLNCVEGLEVNMRALCSDYWGQTISVTGLLTGHDLLLNLEGQDLGDGILLPNVMLKNGESVFLDDMSIEELAGKLNTKIIAVGGVEDLIKTCIFNVAQV, from the coding sequence ATGAATACAATTCATCCTGCCCGAATTACCAAGGTTCTTCCAGACTCAATAGCCGCAGAGATTGGCTTTGAAGCTGGGGATGCGATCGTTGCTATCAATGGTACACGTCCCCGTGATTTAATTGATTATCAGTTTTTGTGTGCTGATGAAGTTTTGGAACTAGAAGTTTTAGATGCGACTGGTAAAACTCATAGCCTAGAAATCGAAAAAGATTACGATCAAGACTTGGGGCTAGAATTTGAAACTGCCCTATTTGATGGCTTAATTCAGTGCAACAATCGCTGTCCATTTTGCTTTATCGATCAACAACCACCAGGTAAGCGCACCAGCTTATATTTAAAAGATGACGATTACCGTCTAAGCTTTTTGTACGGTTCTTATCTTACCCTAACCAATTTGCCAGAAAGAGAATGGCAACGGATTGAGCAAATGCGCTTGTCTCCGTTGTATGTTTCTGTTCATGCTACCGAGGCCCAAGTAAGAATTCGACTGCTGAAAAATCCGCGCGCGGGACAAATCTTACAACAACTCAAGTGGTTTCAAGAAAGGCGACTACAAATTCATGCTCAAGTTGTTGTTTGTCCAGGTATAAATGATGGCAAACACCTGGAACAAACTCTCAAAGATTTAGCGTCCTTTCATACTGGTGAAGTGCCTGCGGTGGCATCGGTGGCAGTTGTGCCAGTTGGATTGACACGGTTTCGGCCTCCAGAAGATGAACTCATACCCGTAACTAGGGAAAAAGCAAAAGAAGTAATTTCCCAAGTGCAAATCCTCTCGCAGCAATTTCGCCAAAAATTCGGTTCTAGCGTTGTTTGGTTAGCCGATGAGTGGTTTTTGATTGCGGGTGAGGAATTACCCAGCGAATCTGAATACGAAGAATATCCCCAAATTGATAACGGAGTTGGTTCAATTCAATTATTTATCAAGCAATTTGCCACCGTTGCAGCAGAATTACTACCGCCAAAAGTATATCCTCAAAGAAAGTTCACTTGGATAGTAGGCAACGCCGTAGAAAAAGCATTTCAACCCATTTTGAAACGCTTAAATTGTGTTGAAGGTTTAGAAGTCAATATGCGTGCTTTATGTAGTGATTATTGGGGACAAACTATCAGTGTAACCGGATTACTAACTGGTCATGATTTGCTTTTAAATTTAGAAGGGCAAGATTTAGGTGATGGTATATTGCTACCGAATGTCATGTTAAAAAATGGTGAATCAGTATTTTTAGATGATATGAGTATTGAGGAATTAGCTGGGAAACTAAATACAAAAATTATTGCTGTAGGAGGAGTTGAAGATTTAATTAAAACATGCATTTTCAATGTTGCTCAAGTTTAG